CGCGCCGCCGAACCCCTGGCCGGGCTGACCGCGCTGCCCGTGCGCGCCGTGAGCCTCCAGGCCATCGAGGACGGCGCGCACGGCCTCACCCCGGACCTGGGGCCGCTGGTCGTGATCTGCGAGCGGGGCGTGCGCTCCGGGCTGGCCGCCCGCTACCTGACGGCGGACGGCCTGGACGCGCGGGCGTACCCCGGCGGCGTCCCCGCGCTGAGAGGCGTGGTGAACGGCAACTGACCCGGCGGGGACGCCTCTCACGCCGGGGGGCTCTAGACTGACCGGCATGAGTGCCCTGCCCCCCGGTTTCATCTCGACCCGTGACGTGCTCGACGAGCGCCTGAGCGGCGCGGACGTCCGCCGCCTGGAACT
This region of Deinococcus sp. JMULE3 genomic DNA includes:
- a CDS encoding rhodanese-like domain-containing protein — encoded protein: MTLPEGATVIDLRPEDLRAAEPLAGLTALPVRAVSLQAIEDGAHGLTPDLGPLVVICERGVRSGLAARYLTADGLDARAYPGGVPALRGVVNGN